A DNA window from Candidatus Woesearchaeota archaeon contains the following coding sequences:
- a CDS encoding phenylalanine--tRNA ligase subunit alpha, which produces MRCAAPAAVSEWKVHGAGGARSFSTNIFKYSYVVVACMKKDAAKAPVDEARMIVSQLTPLERAVLSNLDARKSLTALVAKTGLSQVEVMRALQWLDNKKLITSEVEEQEFVTISEKGKEAFRAGGRVPEDFAKEALKERGVLPLADVAKVLPSFDKGAVGAVLGALKKEVTFDRFADPPSFRWSAAQPLSLYKGKAALEFAAKHDWCIPVASVPKEVVESVRYLVGLKGYAEKVVRKERFAKPTLLGVRVAKIAPAEELVERLSSSMLKNGSWKGKSFRAFDVRVNVKPRYEGRVHFVNEAIEYVRRIWLDMGFVEMEGGVVQTAFWNMDALFIPQDHPAREMQDTFYLKDPSKGHVPKRLASRVKAVHENGGGTGSTGWREPWRVEKARELLLRTHTTVLSARTLAGLSKKDLPAKFFSIGKVYRNEALDWKHLFEFHQVEGIVVDPEANLQHLKGYLSAFYRKMGFAKVRMRPAHFPYTEPSIETEVFDARRKEWIEMGGSGIFRPEVTYPLLGEEIPVLAWGLGLERIITAYFGIKDLREIYSNDVEQLRTMKRWLQR; this is translated from the coding sequence ATGCGCTGCGCCGCGCCGGCAGCCGTGAGTGAGTGGAAGGTCCATGGGGCGGGAGGCGCGCGTTCCTTCTCGACCAACATATTTAAATACAGCTATGTGGTTGTTGCGTGTATGAAAAAGGATGCGGCAAAAGCTCCTGTGGATGAAGCACGAATGATCGTTTCCCAGCTTACTCCCCTTGAGCGGGCGGTTCTTAGCAACCTTGATGCGCGCAAGAGTTTGACAGCGTTGGTTGCGAAGACGGGTTTGAGTCAGGTTGAGGTTATGCGGGCGCTGCAATGGCTCGATAACAAAAAACTTATCACGTCGGAAGTTGAAGAGCAAGAGTTTGTTACAATATCGGAGAAAGGGAAGGAGGCGTTTCGGGCCGGGGGGAGGGTTCCTGAAGATTTTGCAAAAGAAGCGCTTAAAGAGCGCGGCGTCTTGCCCCTTGCTGATGTAGCGAAGGTTTTGCCCTCGTTTGACAAAGGCGCTGTAGGTGCGGTATTGGGGGCTTTAAAGAAGGAAGTGACATTTGATCGATTCGCTGATCCTCCTTCTTTTCGGTGGAGTGCTGCGCAGCCGTTATCGTTGTATAAGGGGAAGGCCGCGCTTGAGTTTGCAGCAAAGCATGATTGGTGCATACCTGTCGCCTCTGTACCGAAGGAGGTGGTGGAGAGCGTGCGCTACCTTGTCGGGCTTAAGGGGTACGCGGAGAAGGTTGTGCGTAAGGAACGGTTTGCTAAGCCGACCTTGCTTGGCGTTCGTGTCGCCAAGATCGCTCCTGCAGAGGAGTTGGTTGAGCGTTTGTCTTCTTCGATGTTGAAGAATGGTTCGTGGAAGGGCAAGTCGTTTCGAGCGTTTGATGTTCGCGTGAATGTCAAGCCTCGCTATGAGGGCAGGGTGCATTTCGTCAATGAGGCAATAGAGTATGTTCGGCGCATCTGGCTTGACATGGGGTTTGTTGAAATGGAAGGAGGCGTGGTGCAGACGGCGTTTTGGAACATGGATGCGTTGTTTATTCCTCAAGATCACCCCGCGAGGGAGATGCAAGACACGTTTTACTTGAAAGATCCCTCGAAGGGACACGTGCCGAAGCGTCTGGCATCAAGAGTTAAGGCCGTTCATGAAAATGGCGGAGGAACGGGCAGCACGGGCTGGAGGGAGCCGTGGCGTGTAGAGAAGGCGCGAGAATTGTTGTTACGAACGCACACGACGGTGTTGAGTGCGAGGACGCTGGCTGGCTTGTCAAAGAAGGATTTGCCAGCGAAGTTTTTCAGTATTGGAAAGGTGTATAGGAACGAGGCGCTTGACTGGAAGCATCTTTTTGAGTTTCATCAAGTAGAGGGTATTGTTGTCGATCCCGAAGCGAACTTGCAGCATTTGAAGGGGTATTTATCGGCGTTCTACAGGAAGATGGGCTTTGCAAAGGTGAGGATGCGGCCGGCTCACTTTCCTTACACCGAGCCCAGTATAGAAACGGAGGTTTTTGATGCGCGGCGAAAAGAGTGGATTGAAATGGGCGGGTCAGGAATTTTTCGCCCGGAGGTAACCTATCCTTTGCTTGGCGAGGAGATTCCTGTTCTCGCGTGGGGGCTGGGTCTTGAGCGTATCATCACCGCGTACTTTGGGATTAAGGATTTGCGGGAGATTTACAGTAATGATGTAGAACAACTGAGAACAATGAAGAGGTGG